A genomic stretch from Planctomycetaceae bacterium includes:
- a CDS encoding type II secretion system protein, whose amino-acid sequence MTIQKQHHHRRGAYTLIELLMVVAVVSILIALSVMAMQGVTTQAQVEATKVTVAKINRLMEQRMLAFDRAFKGSRRQGYILGTLGLLKTNASAKFDYFVSHPDEVPPEIVALARKAAFRFEFPQRMVELTVGGGDADSDGIPDVIFNLLQNAARKNLNDGDPARGLTPNPSPTALQIADEVRMYLWPKHLQHEVAVNTVTGGVTAGASVDGLHSTESAELLYFFLIESGTFGASPVDADSFKSSEIADTDGDGLMEFVDGWGQPLRYYRWPTRLVDPDAPNPFVPNFATVNDPTEVDLTPNDISDAGGAGLRRVTGYERELAEVILKGLPPTPSAIGTSTPRDVLLIDPDDPVGLLYTFLENPKYIALGVNVAGEFNEVNYHTPDTYHAPLIVSAGPDGLLGLREPNDVDGPNGVFGNLAQYAGTNCMVGPIDPNLVAGCVDQLFDNISSRNRRAGGRR is encoded by the coding sequence TCGTTTCGATCCTGATTGCTTTGTCTGTAATGGCCATGCAGGGGGTGACAACGCAGGCTCAGGTCGAAGCGACCAAGGTGACTGTCGCAAAGATTAATCGATTGATGGAGCAACGAATGCTTGCCTTTGATCGGGCCTTTAAAGGCTCCCGAAGGCAGGGCTACATCCTGGGAACGCTTGGCCTTCTGAAAACGAATGCGAGTGCCAAATTCGACTATTTTGTTTCGCATCCGGATGAGGTGCCTCCGGAAATTGTTGCACTGGCCCGGAAGGCTGCCTTCCGTTTCGAGTTTCCACAGCGAATGGTGGAACTGACCGTGGGTGGAGGTGATGCTGATTCGGACGGAATTCCGGACGTCATTTTCAATCTGCTTCAGAATGCCGCCAGGAAGAACCTGAATGACGGCGATCCAGCACGCGGGTTGACTCCCAATCCATCGCCAACCGCTTTGCAGATCGCGGACGAAGTGCGCATGTATCTCTGGCCAAAGCACCTGCAGCATGAAGTCGCTGTGAACACCGTGACCGGGGGCGTGACGGCAGGGGCATCTGTGGATGGATTGCATTCCACGGAAAGTGCTGAGCTGCTGTACTTCTTTCTGATCGAATCGGGAACGTTCGGAGCGTCTCCCGTTGATGCTGATTCCTTTAAGTCTTCAGAGATTGCAGACACCGATGGTGATGGGCTGATGGAGTTTGTTGATGGCTGGGGACAACCACTGCGATACTATCGCTGGCCGACTCGGCTTGTTGACCCGGATGCTCCCAACCCGTTTGTTCCAAATTTTGCGACAGTGAACGATCCGACCGAGGTCGACCTGACGCCCAATGATATCAGTGATGCAGGTGGGGCCGGTTTGCGTCGCGTGACGGGCTATGAACGCGAACTTGCTGAAGTCATTCTGAAGGGCTTGCCGCCCACTCCGAGTGCAATTGGCACGTCAACTCCCCGTGATGTCCTGTTGATTGATCCCGACGATCCCGTGGGACTGTTGTATACATTTCTTGAAAACCCCAAATACATCGCTCTGGGGGTGAATGTGGCCGGCGAATTCAACGAAGTGAATTATCACACGCCTGATACATACCATGCACCACTGATTGTATCCGCCGGGCCAGATGGGTTACTTGGCTTGCGGGAGCCCAATGATGTGGATGGTCCCAATGGCGTGTTTGGAAATCTGGCCCAATACGCCGGAACAAATTGTATGGTAGGTCCGATTGATCCCAACCTTGTGGCAGGCTGTGTCGATCAGCTGTTCGATAATATCTCGAGCCGTAACCGACGAGCGGGAGGTCGCCGATGA
- a CDS encoding prepilin-type N-terminal cleavage/methylation domain-containing protein: MRHLPAHIIPARRMLAGRPHRAGFTLVELLVVITIMLILLGITVAGINYSRTGDKVSSAARQVQSFLAGARDRAIHADEARGVRLFIEQSLGGSPAALRTVTTMAYIAPGGTWEAPRDSAKIQLERVDGNSDGDYEDAVDLVTIVRGFNNPGWWNLKRRGLLVDGMRIRIPAGPSGNWYPLTTGNATTNPTLDVTQPPPDQQLLLLQIPYADAGDAGQLVAHRDLTYEIELPTRMLPQDPSILPDGVVIDLDGSKVPSVWRPTAATGSVYSGYMDVMFSPRGSVIGDAAGVGVLHFAS, encoded by the coding sequence ATGAGACACTTACCCGCACACATAATTCCTGCCAGAAGGATGCTCGCCGGCAGGCCGCATCGTGCAGGTTTCACGCTGGTTGAGTTGCTGGTTGTGATTACCATCATGCTCATTCTGCTGGGGATCACCGTTGCCGGCATCAACTACTCTCGAACCGGTGATAAGGTGAGTTCCGCTGCCCGTCAGGTTCAGTCGTTTCTGGCGGGAGCCCGCGATCGAGCCATTCATGCTGATGAAGCCCGCGGTGTTCGCTTATTTATCGAACAGAGTCTGGGAGGATCCCCTGCAGCGTTGAGGACCGTGACGACAATGGCGTACATAGCGCCAGGCGGAACGTGGGAAGCTCCTCGCGATAGCGCGAAGATTCAACTGGAACGAGTCGATGGCAACAGCGACGGAGACTATGAAGACGCTGTCGATCTGGTCACGATCGTTCGCGGATTTAACAATCCGGGCTGGTGGAATCTGAAACGGCGTGGACTGCTTGTCGACGGGATGAGGATTCGAATTCCTGCGGGACCCTCAGGCAACTGGTATCCGCTGACGACGGGCAATGCGACGACCAATCCAACGCTGGATGTGACGCAGCCCCCACCTGACCAGCAGCTGCTGTTGCTGCAGATTCCGTATGCAGATGCCGGTGACGCTGGCCAGCTGGTGGCCCATCGCGATCTTACCTACGAAATTGAACTGCCCACCAGAATGCTTCCGCAGGATCCTTCTATCCTGCCCGACGGAGTCGTGATCGACCTTGACGGGTCCAAGGTGCCCAGCGTGTGGAGACCCACCGCAGCCACGGGTAGCGTGTATTCCGGCTACATGGACGTAATGTTTTCTCCTCGAGGTTCAGTGATCGGAGATGCAGCCGGCGTCGGAGTTCTGCACTTCGCATCATGA
- a CDS encoding prepilin-type N-terminal cleavage/methylation domain-containing protein, translating into MKKIHSSHRMSVVDGRKGVTLVEVLMSLMIMSIGVSAVAVLFPISMLRSLRATQMTNGAILTHSVNALLDFQPHLIFDPDHDTDFAEHFQNRATRNYIVDPGTFYTLAADGNALATVFGNDPTGTLTQGFVPRFGGGLQTLTGRTAEGPAPTATTADLQALKLAAQALSGQGDGWTEILQGVPDAVTATALTMPAGTDLSAVPTSQLLMPFSGTVPLVRDPENFRVLLYDDTGKFSQAFPLTGVSGLIVTGPKI; encoded by the coding sequence ATGAAGAAGATCCATTCATCGCACCGCATGTCTGTCGTCGACGGTCGCAAAGGCGTGACCCTGGTGGAAGTTCTGATGTCGCTGATGATCATGAGCATCGGCGTCAGTGCCGTGGCCGTGCTCTTTCCGATATCGATGCTGCGAAGCCTTCGCGCGACTCAGATGACGAACGGTGCGATCCTCACGCACAGCGTGAACGCACTGCTGGATTTCCAGCCCCATCTGATTTTCGACCCTGATCACGACACTGACTTCGCAGAACATTTTCAGAACCGAGCCACGCGAAACTACATCGTGGATCCCGGTACGTTTTATACCCTGGCCGCTGACGGAAATGCACTAGCGACGGTGTTTGGGAACGATCCTACGGGCACGTTAACTCAGGGTTTTGTCCCTCGGTTCGGGGGCGGCCTTCAAACGCTGACAGGTCGAACGGCTGAAGGCCCAGCGCCAACGGCTACTACAGCAGACCTGCAGGCATTGAAGCTTGCGGCACAGGCTTTGTCTGGCCAGGGCGATGGATGGACGGAAATTCTTCAGGGGGTTCCTGATGCGGTGACAGCGACCGCTTTGACGATGCCTGCAGGCACCGACTTGTCAGCTGTGCCAACATCGCAGTTACTGATGCCGTTTTCCGGGACGGTTCCGCTGGTCCGGGACCCCGAGAACTTTCGCGTGCTGTTGTACGATGATACGGGCAAGTTCAGTCAGGCATTCCCTTTGACGGGCGTTTCGGGACTGATCGTGACTGGTCCGAAGATCTGA